A window of the Glaciimonas sp. CA11.2 genome harbors these coding sequences:
- a CDS encoding quinone oxidoreductase, which yields MRAITIEQYGGPEVLQKRNDVPIPDVQAGHVLIKVACAGINFMDVHTRQGKYVNSQTYKVRLPCTLGMEGSGQVVAFGDDIKDFSIGDRVAWCIAWGSYAEYISVPAALVVKLPDNISYELAAASIFQGSTAHYLIEDVARLKPGSTCLIHAAAGSIGQLLVQMAKLRGATVLVTAGTAEKRVTAIRRGADHAFDYSQGGVAEQVREATGGNGVDVVFDSVGKATLRDSFRACKKHGLIVNYGNVSGSLTDLDPIELGEAGSLFLTRPRLADHMVNRQMVQRRADAVFTALINGSLKIDIEGEYSLDNVEQAHARIERREQVGKPILHI from the coding sequence ATGAGAGCCATCACCATCGAACAATACGGTGGGCCTGAAGTATTGCAAAAACGTAATGATGTACCGATCCCCGACGTGCAAGCAGGCCATGTGCTGATCAAGGTGGCATGCGCCGGTATCAATTTTATGGATGTGCATACGCGCCAGGGGAAATACGTTAACTCGCAGACCTATAAGGTGCGGTTGCCTTGCACGCTAGGCATGGAGGGTAGCGGTCAAGTGGTGGCTTTTGGCGACGATATTAAGGATTTTTCTATCGGCGATCGCGTCGCCTGGTGCATCGCCTGGGGCAGCTACGCTGAATACATCTCGGTACCAGCGGCTCTGGTCGTCAAACTTCCCGACAATATCAGTTATGAACTGGCCGCAGCGTCGATCTTCCAAGGCTCCACGGCACATTACCTTATTGAAGACGTGGCGCGACTCAAACCCGGTAGCACGTGCTTGATCCATGCCGCGGCGGGCAGCATCGGTCAGTTGCTGGTGCAAATGGCAAAACTGCGGGGCGCAACGGTATTAGTCACCGCTGGCACGGCTGAAAAACGCGTAACAGCAATCAGGCGCGGTGCCGACCACGCCTTTGACTATTCGCAAGGCGGCGTCGCTGAACAAGTTCGCGAAGCTACCGGCGGCAACGGTGTAGACGTGGTGTTTGACTCGGTCGGCAAGGCAACCTTGCGCGATAGCTTCCGCGCCTGCAAAAAACACGGCTTGATCGTTAACTATGGCAATGTATCCGGCTCCCTCACCGACCTGGACCCCATCGAACTGGGTGAGGCCGGCTCACTTTTCCTGACCCGTCCGCGTCTCGCGGATCACATGGTAAATCGGCAAATGGTGCAGCGCCGAGCAGATGCTGTTTTCACTGCACTCATTAATGGTTCCCTGAAGATAGACATCGAAGGTGAGTACTCACTCGATAACGTAGAACAGGCACACGCTCGTATCGAAAGACGAGAGCAAGTCGGCAAGCCCATTCTGCACATCTAA
- a CDS encoding LysR family transcriptional regulator, with protein sequence MFDWQDLYVFTVLARTESLSAAARELGIEHATVGRRLESLEKALGLRLVDKLPRSRPLTQDGRAIATLAQNMTQVAGLIEQRARPALIGLAGSVRVSAPPSLSRACIVPRIAALRASHPQLRLILQPSTTLAALGSGEADIAIRTVRPEDGDLVRKKVGEVHFGLYGTREFSRRPAEQWTFISYDESLDHLPQQIWLHQVRAGRPIAFFASDLMSQQMAARDHVGAVVLPTMVGEDDPELVPLPTPETAPARDIWIIVYPDVRRSPLVEVVMDFLVDCIAREPRLAMSVRPK encoded by the coding sequence ATGTTCGACTGGCAAGATCTTTATGTTTTTACGGTTTTAGCGCGCACGGAGTCGCTTTCCGCTGCTGCAAGGGAGCTCGGCATTGAGCATGCGACGGTGGGTCGACGCCTGGAGTCGCTGGAAAAGGCATTGGGCTTGCGGCTTGTCGACAAACTGCCGCGCAGTCGTCCTCTTACGCAGGACGGGCGGGCCATCGCAACCTTGGCGCAGAATATGACGCAGGTAGCCGGATTGATTGAACAGCGCGCCCGCCCGGCCTTGATAGGGTTGGCCGGTTCGGTGCGAGTGAGCGCGCCGCCGTCGCTTTCGCGCGCCTGCATTGTTCCGCGTATCGCGGCACTGAGAGCCAGCCATCCCCAGCTCCGCCTGATCTTGCAACCATCCACTACCTTGGCCGCCTTGGGCAGCGGAGAAGCCGATATCGCGATTCGCACGGTGCGCCCGGAGGATGGTGATTTAGTCCGTAAAAAGGTCGGCGAGGTGCATTTTGGGCTTTACGGCACGCGCGAATTCAGTCGGCGGCCGGCCGAGCAATGGACGTTCATTTCCTACGACGAGTCACTCGATCATCTGCCACAGCAAATATGGCTACATCAGGTCAGGGCAGGGCGTCCGATCGCCTTCTTCGCGAGCGACTTGATGTCGCAGCAAATGGCGGCCAGGGATCATGTCGGGGCGGTGGTGTTGCCCACCATGGTCGGCGAGGACGACCCGGAACTGGTGCCGCTGCCCACCCCGGAGACGGCCCCCGCACGCGATATCTGGATCATTGTTTATCCCGATGTCCGGCGCAGTCCGCTGGTGGAAGTGGTGATGGATTTTCTGGTGGATTGCATCGCGCGTGAACCCAGGCTAGCAATGTCTGTGCGTCCGAAATGA
- a CDS encoding LysR family transcriptional regulator, whose product MSEPDLNLLIALDVLLAEGSVAGAARRLELSASAMSRTLTRLRETIGDPLLVRAGRRMVLTPHAEALRQRTQDAVHEARSVLHPLITESNFATLQRTFTIRANDGFVEAFGAPLITAVTAAAPLVRLRFAPKPEKTAAHLRDGSADLEIGVLSEMGPEVRVQALFRDSFVGVVRRGHPLESDRKVSAKRYTDFGHVVASRHGRTNGNGPVDEALAALGLKRMIVAVVPSFPAALAVARASDLIALVPESFMRSQSVHQELSLSSAPFIFALPVRTEKITVSQMWHPRLEVDLAHRWLRQLVLTVCRQLA is encoded by the coding sequence ATGTCCGAACCCGACTTGAACCTACTCATTGCGCTCGATGTATTGCTTGCCGAAGGTAGCGTGGCTGGCGCTGCGCGTCGACTGGAGTTGAGCGCCTCGGCAATGAGTCGAACCTTGACCCGCTTACGCGAGACAATCGGCGACCCTTTATTGGTTCGTGCGGGACGCCGTATGGTGTTGACGCCTCACGCAGAGGCGCTTCGTCAACGCACGCAGGATGCGGTGCATGAGGCGCGTTCGGTACTGCACCCTTTAATAACGGAGTCGAATTTCGCGACATTACAGCGAACCTTTACGATCCGAGCCAACGACGGCTTTGTAGAAGCCTTTGGCGCGCCACTGATCACCGCAGTTACTGCCGCGGCACCGCTGGTGCGTTTGCGCTTTGCTCCCAAACCTGAGAAGACGGCAGCACATTTGCGAGATGGTTCGGCAGATCTTGAGATAGGCGTCTTGAGTGAAATGGGGCCGGAAGTGCGTGTGCAGGCGCTCTTTCGCGATAGCTTTGTTGGCGTTGTCAGGCGAGGCCATCCGCTTGAATCGGATCGCAAGGTAAGCGCAAAACGGTACACGGACTTCGGCCACGTTGTTGCTTCGCGCCACGGGCGCACCAATGGAAACGGACCTGTTGATGAAGCGTTGGCTGCTTTGGGATTGAAGCGAATGATCGTCGCCGTTGTACCCAGCTTTCCTGCTGCACTGGCGGTGGCGCGAGCCTCTGACTTAATAGCTCTCGTTCCGGAATCTTTTATGCGCAGTCAGTCTGTGCATCAAGAATTGTCGCTATCGAGCGCCCCCTTCATTTTCGCGCTTCCCGTACGGACTGAAAAAATTACTGTGTCGCAGATGTGGCATCCTCGGTTAGAAGTCGATCTTGCTCATCGTTGGCTACGCCAATTGGTGCTGACGGTATGTCGGCAGCTTGCATGA
- a CDS encoding SDR family NAD(P)-dependent oxidoreductase, whose amino-acid sequence MHHVYQQKTVLLIGASRGLGFAMVEEYLKRGWQVIATGREGSTNKLRQLALAHHGALEVESVDITIPAQVAALRVRLEVRRIDMLFVCAGVKNDDSETIADVSIEEFIRVMVTNSLCPMRVIETFQTLVSPTGTIGIMSSGQGSLTNNTNGNYEVYRGSKAALNMFMRSFAARHRNDTRTLLLMAPGWVRTDMGGPEARLSIEESIPNLLNTIETYEGRSGLHYLDYLGKVVPW is encoded by the coding sequence ATGCACCACGTATATCAGCAGAAAACCGTCCTTCTCATCGGCGCATCGCGCGGCCTCGGCTTCGCCATGGTGGAGGAATACCTCAAGCGGGGCTGGCAAGTTATCGCCACAGGACGAGAGGGTTCAACAAACAAACTGCGTCAACTCGCCCTCGCCCACCACGGGGCACTCGAAGTTGAATCAGTCGATATCACCATTCCCGCGCAGGTCGCGGCGTTACGGGTTCGTCTTGAAGTGCGACGTATTGATATGCTATTCGTTTGTGCTGGCGTCAAAAACGACGATAGCGAAACGATTGCGGATGTTTCGATTGAGGAATTTATTCGCGTGATGGTGACGAACTCCTTGTGCCCGATGAGAGTAATCGAGACGTTTCAGACGCTCGTGTCGCCAACCGGAACGATAGGAATAATGTCTTCCGGGCAAGGCAGTCTGACCAACAACACGAACGGAAATTATGAGGTCTACCGGGGCAGCAAGGCGGCACTCAATATGTTCATGCGTAGTTTTGCTGCGCGCCACCGAAACGACACAAGAACCTTGCTGCTGATGGCGCCTGGCTGGGTAAGGACGGACATGGGCGGTCCGGAAGCGCGCCTGAGCATAGAAGAAAGCATTCCGAACCTGCTGAACACGATTGAGACATACGAAGGGCGTTCAGGACTACATTACCTCGACTATCTCGGGAAAGTAGTTCCCTGGTGA
- a CDS encoding NAD(P)H-dependent oxidoreductase, whose translation MNAINSNLSREPLPNRPFIVGLGGTTRANSSTEKALRIALAAAEGYGAETVMLGAEDLILPMYAPDLVERTPNAQRLVALLRRADGIIIASPGYHGSMSGLVKNALDYTEDMRSDPKPYFEGRAVGCIVTAAGWQATTTSLMALRSVVHALRGWPTPLGVTINSAMPVFGPSGECLLENVAQQLDMVGRQVIDFSLRSMAITA comes from the coding sequence ATGAATGCAATAAATAGCAACCTCAGCCGCGAGCCTTTGCCGAACCGGCCTTTCATCGTGGGTCTGGGCGGAACGACACGCGCCAACTCCTCCACAGAAAAAGCGCTACGCATCGCGTTAGCCGCGGCCGAGGGATATGGGGCCGAGACGGTCATGCTGGGGGCGGAAGATCTGATTCTGCCGATGTATGCGCCAGATTTAGTGGAGCGGACGCCAAATGCGCAACGGCTGGTGGCCTTGCTGCGCCGCGCCGACGGGATCATTATTGCTTCACCGGGCTACCACGGCAGTATGTCCGGCCTGGTGAAGAATGCGCTTGATTACACGGAAGATATGCGAAGCGACCCAAAACCTTATTTTGAGGGACGCGCAGTGGGCTGTATTGTCACTGCCGCTGGATGGCAAGCGACCACCACATCGTTAATGGCGCTGCGCTCGGTCGTGCATGCATTGCGCGGATGGCCGACGCCACTCGGTGTGACGATCAATTCAGCTATGCCCGTATTCGGTCCTTCCGGTGAGTGTTTGCTTGAAAACGTTGCCCAGCAACTCGATATGGTGGGTCGTCAAGTGATCGATTTTTCTTTGCGATCAATGGCAATCACTGCTTAA
- a CDS encoding DUF4286 family protein codes for MTKFISISLTNAAEGRDDDYNAWCNNQHIGDVLAVPGIKAAQRFRLSDQISAKLGFRYLSLYEMEADQISDVHAAIAARAGTALMPRTDSSSPGRLFLELEPLSARITAEESAATRGSLLLD; via the coding sequence ATGACCAAGTTTATTTCCATATCGCTCACAAACGCCGCTGAGGGTCGCGATGATGACTACAACGCCTGGTGCAACAATCAACATATTGGCGATGTATTAGCCGTTCCGGGGATCAAAGCGGCGCAACGCTTCCGACTTTCCGATCAAATTTCCGCGAAGTTGGGATTCCGTTATTTGTCTCTGTATGAAATGGAAGCAGACCAAATCAGCGATGTGCATGCCGCCATAGCGGCCAGAGCCGGAACAGCACTGATGCCCCGCACCGATTCCTCGTCACCAGGTCGCCTTTTTTTAGAGTTGGAGCCACTTTCTGCGCGCATTACGGCTGAGGAATCGGCAGCCACGCGTGGCAGCTTATTACTGGATTAG